One genomic window of Notamacropus eugenii isolate mMacEug1 chromosome 6, mMacEug1.pri_v2, whole genome shotgun sequence includes the following:
- the LOC140510774 gene encoding L-lactate dehydrogenase A chain isoform X2: MASTVKDQLILNVLKEDQVPQNKITVVGVGAVGMACAISVLTKELADELALVDVIEDKLKGEMMDLQHGSLFLKTPKIVSGKDYSVTANSKLVIVTAGARQQEGESRLNLVQRNVNIFKFIIPNIVKYSPNCKLLIVSNPVDILTYVAWKLSGFPKNRVIGSGCNLDSARFRYLMGERLGVHSLSCHGWVLGEHGDSSVPVWSGVNLAGVSLKNLHPSLGTDSDAENWKDVHKQVVESAYEVIKLKGYTSWAIGLSVADLAESIMKNLRRVHPISTMIKGLYGIKEDVFLSVPCVLGQNGISDVVKVNLNPEEESRLKKSADTLWGIQKELQF; the protein is encoded by the exons ATGGCATCAACTGTCAAGGATCAGCTTATCTTGAATGTCCTAAAGGAGGACCAGGTTCCCCAGAACAAGATCACTGTTGTTGGGGTTGGTGCAGTTGGCATGGCATGTGCCATTAGTGTCTTAACAAAG gaattggctgatgaacttgccctagttgatgtaatagaagacaaactaaagggagagatgatggatctccagcatggcagccttttcctcaaaacgccaaagattgtttctggaaaag aCTATAGTGTGACTGCAAACTCAAAGCTGGTCATTGTTACGGCTGGGGCACGTCAACAAGAGGGAGAAAGTCGTCTTAATTTGGTCCAGCGtaatgtgaatatctttaaattcatcattcctAATATTGTTAAATACAGCCCTAATTGCAAGCTGCTTATTGTTTCCAATCCAG tggatattttgacatatgtggCCTGGAAGCTAAGTGGCTTTCCTAAAAACCGTGTTATTGGAAGTGGTTGCAATCTGGATTCTGCCCGTTTCCGTtacctaatgggggagagacttgGTGTCCATTCTTTAAGTTGTCATGGATGGGTCCTTGGGGAGCATGGAGACTCCAGTG ttcctGTGTGGAGTGGTGTGAATCTTGCTGGTGTGTCTCTAAAGAACCTTCATCCTTCTTTGGGAACTGATTCTGatgcagaaaattggaaagatgttCATAAACAGGTGGTTGAAAG TGCTTATGAGGTAATCAAACTGAAGGGCTACACTTCCTGGGCCATTGGTTTGTCTGTGGCAGATctggcagaaagcattatgaagaatcTTAGGAGAGTGCATCCAATTTCCACCATGATTAAG GGCCTATATGGCATTAAAGAGGATGTCTTCCTTAGTGTCCCATGTGTCTTGGGGCAGAATGGCATTTCAGATGTGGTGAAGGTCAACCTGAATCCGGAGGAGGAGAGCCGTTTAAAGAAGAGTGCAGATACTCTTTGGGGAATCCAGAAGGAGCTGCAATTTTAA
- the LOC140510774 gene encoding L-lactate dehydrogenase A chain isoform X1, whose product MLVPDSLRVLSRRPLMSVSFYPLYCPNDLPNRAVYCQPRSAERTGSGVRLNFWAETKAPVKFGFTKQLRGPWGKMASGGHTYQQTTFVCVKAKLSPQLPSKMASTVKDQLILNVLKEDQVPQNKITVVGVGAVGMACAISVLTKELADELALVDVIEDKLKGEMMDLQHGSLFLKTPKIVSGKDYSVTANSKLVIVTAGARQQEGESRLNLVQRNVNIFKFIIPNIVKYSPNCKLLIVSNPVDILTYVAWKLSGFPKNRVIGSGCNLDSARFRYLMGERLGVHSLSCHGWVLGEHGDSSVPVWSGVNLAGVSLKNLHPSLGTDSDAENWKDVHKQVVESAYEVIKLKGYTSWAIGLSVADLAESIMKNLRRVHPISTMIKGLYGIKEDVFLSVPCVLGQNGISDVVKVNLNPEEESRLKKSADTLWGIQKELQF is encoded by the exons ATGCTGGTGCCCGACTCTCTGCGGGTCCTGTCCCGTAGACCGTTAATGTCAGTTTCCTTTTACCCACTCTACTGCCCAAATGATCTGCCAAACCGGGCGGTGTATTGTCAGCCACGCAGTGCTGAGAGAACTGGATCAGGAGTGCGCCTCAATTTCTGGGCAGAGACAAAGGCACCAGTGAAATTCGGTTTTACAAAACAGCTCAGAGGTCCATGGGGCAAGATGGCTTCAGGAGGCCACACTTATCAACAAACAACCTTTGTCTGTGTAAAGGCAAAG CTATCCCCCCAGCTACCCTCCAAAATGGCATCAACTGTCAAGGATCAGCTTATCTTGAATGTCCTAAAGGAGGACCAGGTTCCCCAGAACAAGATCACTGTTGTTGGGGTTGGTGCAGTTGGCATGGCATGTGCCATTAGTGTCTTAACAAAG gaattggctgatgaacttgccctagttgatgtaatagaagacaaactaaagggagagatgatggatctccagcatggcagccttttcctcaaaacgccaaagattgtttctggaaaag aCTATAGTGTGACTGCAAACTCAAAGCTGGTCATTGTTACGGCTGGGGCACGTCAACAAGAGGGAGAAAGTCGTCTTAATTTGGTCCAGCGtaatgtgaatatctttaaattcatcattcctAATATTGTTAAATACAGCCCTAATTGCAAGCTGCTTATTGTTTCCAATCCAG tggatattttgacatatgtggCCTGGAAGCTAAGTGGCTTTCCTAAAAACCGTGTTATTGGAAGTGGTTGCAATCTGGATTCTGCCCGTTTCCGTtacctaatgggggagagacttgGTGTCCATTCTTTAAGTTGTCATGGATGGGTCCTTGGGGAGCATGGAGACTCCAGTG ttcctGTGTGGAGTGGTGTGAATCTTGCTGGTGTGTCTCTAAAGAACCTTCATCCTTCTTTGGGAACTGATTCTGatgcagaaaattggaaagatgttCATAAACAGGTGGTTGAAAG TGCTTATGAGGTAATCAAACTGAAGGGCTACACTTCCTGGGCCATTGGTTTGTCTGTGGCAGATctggcagaaagcattatgaagaatcTTAGGAGAGTGCATCCAATTTCCACCATGATTAAG GGCCTATATGGCATTAAAGAGGATGTCTTCCTTAGTGTCCCATGTGTCTTGGGGCAGAATGGCATTTCAGATGTGGTGAAGGTCAACCTGAATCCGGAGGAGGAGAGCCGTTTAAAGAAGAGTGCAGATACTCTTTGGGGAATCCAGAAGGAGCTGCAATTTTAA